Proteins co-encoded in one Arachis hypogaea cultivar Tifrunner chromosome 11, arahy.Tifrunner.gnm2.J5K5, whole genome shotgun sequence genomic window:
- the LOC112720122 gene encoding uncharacterized protein yields MEKEEVGAKWVTHYSSDHQILLVGDGDFSFSLSLARSFGSASNIVASSLDSYDDVTKNYKQAKSNLDELKQLGACLYYGVDATKMKYLLELKMRRFDRIIFNFPHAGFHGKEDNLTVIKKHKDLVLGFFKNASCMLSANGEIHVNHKTSPPFSNWEIEKLGEQSLLTLIELADFRKEDYPGYNNKRGDSGRCDEPFPLGMCSTYKFIRATMRKCERKRKRGSGEQICRPYLEIQDARQQLPTTSVDLNCYSQSSEVSKFPRIVSSDSSLYGLSNEHASIRCGYLNNVDATHHRAAHCAAYYYGQGMRQSSQRLLQPLQPMKPLNPFQLWPTSTNVRYSQTYYVRTMDITRLPLVARNEGYQVYSGSSNYMGEAVGGTVQRYHYERVERPQFQSYLSELHWEVVNGGNYVHSDIPRMGVIEERNMMFIRS; encoded by the exons ATGGAGAAAGAAGAAGTAGGTGCAAAATGGGTAACACACTATTCAAGTGATCACCAAATACTGTTGGTTGGGGACGGTgatttctccttctctctttcaCTCGCACGATCCTTCGGTTCTGCTTCCAACATTGTAGCTTCTTCTCTTGATTCCTATg ATGATGTTACCAAGAACTACAAGCAAGCGAAATCGAATTTAGACGAACTAAAACAGCTAGGAGCGTGCTTGTATTACGGAGTGGATGCAACCAAGATGAAGTATCTTCTGGAATTGAAGATGCGCAGGTTTGATCGCATTATATTCAACTTTCCTCATGCAGGTTTCCATGGAAAGGAAGACAACTTGACAGTGATTAA GAAGCATAAAGATCTTGTGCTTGGTTTCTTCAAGAATGCAAGTTGCATGCTTAGTGCTAATGGTGAAATTCATGTGAATCATAAGACTAGTCCTCCTTTCAGCAACTGGGAGATTGAGAAGCTTGGTGAACAAAGCTTATTGACATTGATCGAGCTTGCCGACTTCAGGAAAGAAGATTACCCTGGTTATAACAACAAGCGAGGCGATAGTGGTAGATGCGATGAACCCTTTCCACTCGGAATGTGCAGCACTTACAAGTTTATTAGAGCTACAATGAGGAAGTGCgagaggaaaaggaaaaggggTTCAGGAGAGCAAATATGTCGCCCATATCTAGAAATACAAGATGCTAGGCAGCAATTACCAACTACTTCAGTTGATCTCAATTGTTATTCTCAATCAAGTGAGGTTTCGAAATTCCCGCGAATTGTGTCATCAGACTCATCACTCTATGGTTTGTCAAATGAACATGCTTCAATCAGATGTGGCTACCTGAACAATGTCGATGCAACACACCATAGAGCTGCTCATTGTGCTGCCTACTATTATGGTCAGGGTATGAGACAGAGCTCTCAGAGATTGTTGCAGCCTTTGCAACCAATGAAGCCATTGAATCCTTTCCAACTTTGGCCAACATCAACTAATGTTAGATATTCTCAAACATATTATGTTAGAACAATGGATATCACTCGACTGCCACTTGTTGCTAGAAATGAAGGCTACCAG GTCTATAGTGGCAGTTCAAATTATATGGGAGAAGCAGTTGGTGGAACAGTTCAAAGGTATCACTATGAAAGAGTAGAGAGACCTCAATTCCAGAGTTATCTCTCTGAGTTGCATTGGGAAGTTGTCAATGGTGGCAACTATGTTCATAGTGACATTCCCAGGATGGGTGTGATAGAAGAGAGGAATATGATGTTTATTAGGTCCTGA
- the LOC112720097 gene encoding uncharacterized protein isoform X1, which produces MKGKNRKKRRKALNWSMEKEEVGAKWVTHYSSDHQILLVGDGDFSFSLSLARSFGSASNIVASSLDSYDDVTKNYKQAKSNLDELKQLGACLYYGVDATKMKYLLELKMRRFDRIIFNFPHAGFHGKEDNLTVIKKHKDLVLGFFKNASCMLSANGEIHVNHKTSPPFSNWEIEKLGEQSLLTLIELADFRKEDYPGYNNKRGDSGRCDEPFPLGMCSTYKFIRATMRKCERKRKRGSGEQICRPYLEIQDARQQLPTTSVDLNCYSQSSEVSKFPRIVSSDSSLYGLSNEHASIRCGYLNNVDATHHRAAHCAAYYYGQGMRQSSQRLLQPLQPMKPLNPFQLWPTSTNVRYSQTYYVRTMDITRLPLVARNEGYQVYSGSSNYMGEAVGGTVQRYHYERVERPQFQSYLSELHWEVVNGGNYVHSDIPRMGVIEERNMMFIRS; this is translated from the exons ATGAAAGGGAAGAacaggaagaaaagaagaaaagctttGAATTGGAGCATGGAGAAAGAAGAAGTAGGTGCAAAATGGGTAACACACTATTCAAGTGATCACCAAATACTGTTGGTTGGGGACGGTgatttctccttctctctttcaCTCGCACGATCCTTCGGTTCTGCTTCCAACATTGTAGCTTCTTCTCTTGATTCCTATg ATGATGTTACCAAGAACTACAAGCAAGCGAAATCGAATTTAGACGAACTAAAACAGCTAGGAGCGTGCTTGTATTACGGAGTGGATGCAACCAAGATGAAGTATCTTCTGGAATTGAAGATGCGCAGGTTTGATCGCATTATATTCAACTTTCCTCATGCAGGTTTCCATGGAAAGGAAGACAACTTGACAGTGATTAA GAAGCATAAAGATCTTGTGCTTGGTTTCTTCAAGAATGCAAGTTGCATGCTTAGTGCTAATGGTGAAATTCATGTGAATCATAAGACTAGTCCTCCTTTCAGCAACTGGGAGATTGAGAAGCTTGGTGAACAAAGCTTATTGACATTGATCGAGCTTGCCGACTTCAGGAAAGAAGATTACCCTGGTTATAACAACAAGCGAGGCGATAGTGGTAGATGCGATGAACCCTTTCCACTCGGAATGTGCAGCACTTACAAGTTTATTAGAGCTACAATGAGGAAGTGCgagaggaaaaggaaaaggggTTCAGGAGAGCAAATATGTCGCCCATATCTAGAAATACAAGATGCTAGGCAGCAATTACCAACTACTTCAGTTGATCTCAATTGTTATTCTCAATCAAGTGAGGTTTCGAAATTCCCGCGAATTGTGTCATCAGACTCATCACTCTATGGTTTGTCAAATGAACATGCTTCAATCAGATGTGGCTACCTGAACAATGTCGATGCAACACACCATAGAGCTGCTCATTGTGCTGCCTACTATTATGGTCAGGGTATGAGACAGAGCTCTCAGAGATTGTTGCAGCCTTTGCAACCAATGAAGCCATTGAATCCTTTCCAACTTTGGCCAACATCAACTAATGTTAGATATTCTCAAACATATTATGTTAGAACAATGGATATCACTCGACTGCCACTTGTTGCTAGAAATGAAGGCTACCAG GTCTATAGTGGCAGTTCAAATTATATGGGAGAAGCAGTTGGTGGAACAGTTCAAAGGTATCACTATGAAAGAGTAGAGAGACCTCAATTCCAGAGTTATCTCTCTGAGTTGCATTGGGAAGTTGTCAATGGTGGCAACTATGTTCATAGTGACATTCCCAGGATGGGTGTGATAGAAGAGAGGAATATGATGTTTATTAGGTCCTGA
- the LOC112720097 gene encoding uncharacterized protein isoform X2, translating to MKYLLELKMRRFDRIIFNFPHAGFHGKEDNLTVIKKHKDLVLGFFKNASCMLSANGEIHVNHKTSPPFSNWEIEKLGEQSLLTLIELADFRKEDYPGYNNKRGDSGRCDEPFPLGMCSTYKFIRATMRKCERKRKRGSGEQICRPYLEIQDARQQLPTTSVDLNCYSQSSEVSKFPRIVSSDSSLYGLSNEHASIRCGYLNNVDATHHRAAHCAAYYYGQGMRQSSQRLLQPLQPMKPLNPFQLWPTSTNVRYSQTYYVRTMDITRLPLVARNEGYQVYSGSSNYMGEAVGGTVQRYHYERVERPQFQSYLSELHWEVVNGGNYVHSDIPRMGVIEERNMMFIRS from the exons ATGAAGTATCTTCTGGAATTGAAGATGCGCAGGTTTGATCGCATTATATTCAACTTTCCTCATGCAGGTTTCCATGGAAAGGAAGACAACTTGACAGTGATTAA GAAGCATAAAGATCTTGTGCTTGGTTTCTTCAAGAATGCAAGTTGCATGCTTAGTGCTAATGGTGAAATTCATGTGAATCATAAGACTAGTCCTCCTTTCAGCAACTGGGAGATTGAGAAGCTTGGTGAACAAAGCTTATTGACATTGATCGAGCTTGCCGACTTCAGGAAAGAAGATTACCCTGGTTATAACAACAAGCGAGGCGATAGTGGTAGATGCGATGAACCCTTTCCACTCGGAATGTGCAGCACTTACAAGTTTATTAGAGCTACAATGAGGAAGTGCgagaggaaaaggaaaaggggTTCAGGAGAGCAAATATGTCGCCCATATCTAGAAATACAAGATGCTAGGCAGCAATTACCAACTACTTCAGTTGATCTCAATTGTTATTCTCAATCAAGTGAGGTTTCGAAATTCCCGCGAATTGTGTCATCAGACTCATCACTCTATGGTTTGTCAAATGAACATGCTTCAATCAGATGTGGCTACCTGAACAATGTCGATGCAACACACCATAGAGCTGCTCATTGTGCTGCCTACTATTATGGTCAGGGTATGAGACAGAGCTCTCAGAGATTGTTGCAGCCTTTGCAACCAATGAAGCCATTGAATCCTTTCCAACTTTGGCCAACATCAACTAATGTTAGATATTCTCAAACATATTATGTTAGAACAATGGATATCACTCGACTGCCACTTGTTGCTAGAAATGAAGGCTACCAG GTCTATAGTGGCAGTTCAAATTATATGGGAGAAGCAGTTGGTGGAACAGTTCAAAGGTATCACTATGAAAGAGTAGAGAGACCTCAATTCCAGAGTTATCTCTCTGAGTTGCATTGGGAAGTTGTCAATGGTGGCAACTATGTTCATAGTGACATTCCCAGGATGGGTGTGATAGAAGAGAGGAATATGATGTTTATTAGGTCCTGA